The DNA region aatcatcATCAGTGAGGTGTCTATTGGTTTCTGCATCATGTGCAGCCCCAATCTGGAGCTGAACTTTCAGGGTTTACCTGCAAGGATCATTGCCAGGAACCTAAGCGCGTCAGTCCTGGGAGCACTATGCACTGGGGGCCTGCCAGTGACCCGCTCTGGCGCTGGAGCTAAGCCAAAACATGCAAAAATTGAAACCGAAAGCCGAACTCCAGTAAGCTGTGTGCAGGGCAATTACATTCAACCCCGTTCGACTATTTCCCTCCTCCTATTTacagtttcttcccttttatgAAAGTTTCCATTAATGTCACATTGCACTGCTTTGGGGGAATGTGTTTACTTCTGCCTGCTCAGATCCATCCTTCCACAAAGGGCAGTAAGTGCCAGGAAAGAAGAAGCTACTTCTCGGCAGGGGTTGTGGGACCAGTAAATAGAGGCAGTACCCGTGACTCAGTGCTGCTCAGAGAAGAGCAAGTTGAGGAGCTCAAGGGAGAAGACCCTCTAGGTATTTTGTTTTCACTAAGCCATGGCAAAGGCCTCCATGGCCATGCCCACCATGGGGAATAGAACCAACCATTAGGAGACCTGGGTGGTAACCCCACTTCTGCTCCTGTCTCCCCCTGTGACTTTGAACATGTCACTTAACTACTATGAGTCTTAATTTCCCCATCATTAAACATAGGGGATGGGTTAGATAATCTAGAAGTCACCTTCCAACATTCTGTCTCTTTAATATGATCATACTCTGTATTAATCTGATGGGTAAGGTTATGCTGAAACTGCAAGGAACCCCAAAGTCTCAGTATTTACCAAAACTTAGATTATTGCTGCTTCTTGTAAAGCCAGCTGCAAGTTTGGGCAACTCCCCAGAGCAACTGACTTCTATGCAGTAACTCGCTCTTCCAGGCCTGCATAGGCTTTACCTATTATTCGTACCATCTGGAACATATGGTCTCTTTGATAACATGCAGGTAAAGAGGGCATCTAGAGAATCATATATGGGCTTTTCCCTGACTCAACTCACACGTGACGTACATCACCTCCACTCAGTTTACGTCAAGCAGAATGAGTTACATCCCTGCTCGACCCCTGGTGGTAGGGGAAGAGGGGCAAGAGAAGGGGTTGAGAAGTGGAAATTTCTGCGTTCTCAGAAGGGGAGAAGAACTGGATATTGATGAATGCTAGTGATGTCTACACACAGCCTCCTATCCAAGACAAAGAGATtagtgtccctataagaagattttgtatttttccagCTGCTTCCTAAGCAGTTCTGacaatgttttttttgtttgttttttgttttttgcggtacgcggggctccggacgcgcaggcccagcggccatggctaacgggcccagccgctcagcggcatgtgggattctcccggatcggggcacgaactcgcgtcccccgcatcggcaggcagattcccaaccactgcaccaccagggaagccccctgacaaTGTTTTGAAGTCAGGAGGGAAGatattactatctccattttactagTCAGGAAACATGAAATGTGCCCAGAAGGTTGAGCAACATATGTAATGTCACAGAGTCACCTAATGCCTGGGACGGGACTAGATTCTGAGTCTCTCTGCTTCCTAGTGATTTAAAGAACACCAGATTGTATATCAAAAGACCTTCATTGGAACCCTGATCATTCATTACATTGACCTACAACTTCCTTGAGCCTAAAATTTCATATGTACATTAAGAGTATTAGAGACCTAGCTCAGAGTTTCCTTGGGACGATTAAATAAGATCATCAAGGGGAAAGCACCCATCACAGAGCAAAGCAAATATTAGGTAAACAGtatattttgtccatttaatAACACCACTGTGCCCTCAAACTGTTCAAAGATACAAGCTGTGTATTCTGACATGCAGAAGACCCTGCACACAGAAATTCTCAACTAATGTTATAAATTAACCAGAATCAGAGGTATTTTTATTGGAGCTTGTCTACATGGAAACTATGACCTCTTGGGGGACTGGGCAGGTGTTACATTTTCCCCAGCATCTAATGAAGTACCTAGAAGAAAGTAGAAGCTTAAAGCACAGGATTGTAACAACCGGGTGAAGTATATGCTTGGCACGTAGTAAGAGCTTATCATGCATTGTGGTTACTcggtttttccttccttttgtgtAATGGAAGGAAGTGAGAGGGGATAACAGGGAGGGAGGTTGGGAAAAGagatgttatggactgaatatttgcgTCCCCCCAACATGCGTATGTTGaatctaatccccagtgtgatggaatttggagatagggcctttgaaGGTCaataggtcatgaaggtggagccctcatgaatgagattagtgctcttccaagaagaggccagagagctagCTTGCTGTCCTTTGGCCACATGAGGACACAATAAGAAGTCAGCCACCTGCAGAccagaagagggtcctcaccagagcACATCCATGCTAgcacttccagaactgtgagaaataaatttctgctgtctCTCCACTAACCAGAATacggtactttgttacagcagccagaatTGACTAAGATGAGAGAGAACTTGTCATTCACCATCTCGGAACAGGGGGTGAAAAATCATTAAGGACAGAAAAATGTATAGCTACTTATGTGAAGGATTCTTTGATCATGtttcttagcaaaaaaaaaaaaaaaaaaaaaaaaaaaaattcaacgtaagaaaataaattcctagagTTGGGAGAACAAAATCTTGCCCCATATTGAATGGAGCACGGGAAGTGCAAGGAGAATGATGGGTGATGGGGCTGTGCAgggtggtgtgtgtgcgtgtgtgtgtgtgtgtgtgtgtgtgtgtgtgtgtgtctgttctcCCTGCGTCCCCTCCTCCGTGCCATGAATGGAGGCTGCTGCAGGCTCAAAGCTTGCTGTCTGAGTCAAGGACCAAATCCCAACTTCATAAAGTCGCCGTAATGATTCAGTGCCCTGTGGCCTTCACGTGGGCTCCTTCAAACAAGTGACCTTGGCTGGCTATCTCCATGGTAACAGCTCACATCCCAAACTGTTCCTTCCTATGTGGGAGGAAACATTTCAGAAATGGGAAAAGGCAGAACTGAACAGTGGTTTTTCTCTCTTATGACCCTTCTCCTCTGGCAAATTGTGTCATTTCCCTGAACATCACTGTCTCCTGAGGAAACCGTGCGCAGAAGAGGAGGTTTCAGCAACTTTATTTGCAGATGTACGCCcgggatacatttttaaaaggagaagccCGGAGCTGCTTTTCCGTTAGTTCCTTTTAAGTTTCATGCTGTGTTCAGTATTGCTCAGGATGCTTCACCATGCTTTTCATTAGCAGCTCCCCGAAGAGGAAGGCCTGCATGTCCTCATGTTGAAAGACAGAGCCTGCATGTCAGAGAGGATGAGTACCTTCCGCAGAGCTACAGAGCAACATGGCAGCCTCTACTGAAGCTCCacttcctccctgccttcctgtgGTCCAACCCCTGCCTGAGCCACCATCCTGGTTAGTCAGCTGACATGGGTCCCTCCAGCCCTAGACTCCACCTCCTGTCCCGTGACCCATGATACTCCCTGTGATTCCCTCCAACAGGGTGCCTGGATTCTGGGTGAAATGATTAAGCAAATGTATGCTCTCAAACTAGAGAATTCATTGCATTGTAAGCTCAATGTTCTGTCTGTTCCACTATGTCTAGGATCAGAGCAGCGTTTTATAGGATGATAAATGACCCTTCTTCAGCTGAGCCTTGAAAGTGCGTGCCTGACCACAAAACCCTCCAGTTGCAGCTCTCAAATGTACCATGGGGTCTACTTTCCAACCAGAATCACAGGCCAAGAGCACTCACTCCTTGGCCCAGCTTCAGCCTTTCCTGGTAGTTTTGATCCCATGATTCTGCCCatgaaagaaatctttttctctGCAGCATCCCTGCCTGACTTTGACGTACAAAGGTGTAATTAGAACAGCATGGAGCAAGCAGGACGATCCATTTACCTCATCCCTAACATTTAAGTGCTTTAAAATATGGTTCTAATATCCTAGGTGCATGGGGCCAAATTCCCTTCTCAGTTTCTCACATGCATGAGTAAATCCACACAGACTAAACCCCTTGGGCCTTAGGTTCTGCttagaagtttttttgtttttttttttgtttgttttttgttttttttaagaaaacaaatattccGTTAAAACGACATAGTGTACTCTGCATATTTTTAGGACAATTAGAGTTTagaattccctcttcctccaCCCATGGTAAAAAGTTTCTTCCTTAACTATTTCCTCCCCAAGAATGACATTAAGCTGGGATAAATTGAAGAGCTtccttgtcttttaaaataatcttctcATCTTACACTGTCAAAGTACCAACTGGTGGATCGAGATGTTTGATATGGGAAGCATCCAGGCTCCCCTGTACCTTTGCCAGATAAGTCCTTTAGGGAGACAGTTATTTGTGAACCTAAGGGAAACATTTACTTCAGACAGGAAAACCAAACACACAGGAAGTGGAGAAACATAAACGTCAGGCCACTGTCTACCATCTGCTTAATTCAAAGTGGGTCACCGGTTTGGGTAATTTTTCTTTAGCGTTTCCAACTGTGCAAATAAAATCTTAAAGGAGACAGGCTGGCTGTGCTCAGAGCTATAGCAAGACCAGGGGGAGGAACCTAGACAGTCAGTCTTCATGTGGAGGTGACGGTGAGAGGAGAGAGGGCCAGCCCTAACTCATGGCCTGTGTGCGTAGGTACGTTCGTAAGCTTGTGTGTACACAAAAATCTCCCTCCCccttatgtatatgtgtatacgaATGAATATACAACATCTACATACAGCAGTTCCCTGCCCATGAGTCTGTGCCACTGTGACCACGTGTGGATAATATTTGTCCAGGCAACATGTAAATCAAAGGTTTTCTTGCAACCAGATTTGGAAGAACATCTTCACAACAGTTGTCATGTCACTGCATGTTCACCCCACGGCCaccaaatttaaaaacagaagtggACGTAAGACCTAAGTACagcttattttttattcattgcaAAGCATATCAAAGGAAGGAAGAACCTAGCCCTGCTCACTTTACGATTTAGGCAGAAATAAGATACGCCTTCATGGGAGTCTGACTTGGAAGATGATCCAGATTCAGAGATGTCTTGGAAAAATGCATCTGGGATGTCTTCGAAATTAGGAGTTATATCGACGGATCAAAGAAAACGCATAACTTCcgtttatttatgtgtttatttaaattaaaaaatactgtgaaaattACAAACTGTTAAATACAGAAGACAATTTTGTACAACTTAATAGAATAAGAAGGAAGTATATACATCACTTTTTAATAGGCGCAGATAGACTTGCACCAAACTTCAGGATTAAGCAATGGAAAATGTGACAACGCACATGTCCATCGCAGTAAAGTTTCAGAATTCAAGTGATTCCAGGCAAGGGGCCAAACTTAACTTGGCTTCTTTCACCTTAAACAGCCCCCTTTGGAGTAAATCCACACTCTGAATTTTAAAGTGAACGGAggaccttttttcccccaaacataaATTTCCTCTAGCACTGTGTTAAGGCGAACTGATAAACTAGCTCCTACACTGTTAACCCTTCCATGGGAACAGTAGTTATTGCTGTCTCCAATCCAGGGAGagcgtattaaaaaaaaaaaaatagtttttgtttttactagaATTAAATTTGAccttttggtgtgtttctcttctgCCTTGTCTTCAAGGGCCTAAAGCGTCTGCTGCAAAGCGACTGACCACAGGAATACAGGGAAACATTACCAAGCATTCCTGAGCATTTTCTCTTAGATGTCTCATTCCCTTAACTGGAGCGTTAATAGTCCACTCCCCAGACAGCCTGCAGAGTGAAATGTGGTATCTGCCTCTTTGATTCACTGCTGGGAAAGTGACAGCAGGGATTGGTTAGTGATTCACCCTGGATTTCCCAGCTACATGTGTTCTCCGTCTCCAACTGCCCCTTTAAGCAGATCCTTTTTCAGACTAATTGGCCAAGGGGGAAATATTTTGTCCAAACTTCCTCACACCAGGCCATGTAGGATTCATCGCAGAGTCTTAAAACCTAAAGACATCCTCCCAGCCCTCTGGGGATCTAGATCATCAGGAATCTCAGGAAGGCAGTAAGCCTCTGGATGACATGCCCAGGACCACACAGCAAATCAGATTCGGGGCTCAGTATTAAGAAACAGAGAACTTGGACCCCAGCTCTGCACAGTCTCACCGGAGTATGCCCTTCTAAGTCTCAGCTACGTGAAGAAATGCCATGCTGTGGAGGCCCACATTATATCCTCTCCCAGCTCAGAAAACtgggctgggaaaaaaaaaaaagcagcagcggAGCTAACGGTTTGGGTTTGTTCAACCTCACCATCACCCCTTCTGGAAAGATTGGGAAGCTTCCCTGCATGGCCGTTCGGAGTGCAGGTTAGATTCTGGGGAAGCCCTTCCAAGCAAAAAAGATGTCATGTCAGCATGTGATGCCGGATGGTCCCAGATCAGAGTTCAAAGCCACAGGTTAGACAAAGGGTCAAAATAGCAGATTCATTTTATAATCCCAGCCAACGTTAACAGGTTTAAAAATTGCCTATTTTTTCCTTACAGAATGCAAATGGACCAGATTCAGATCTCCAGCTCCCTCCCATCAAAAGTCCTCCGTCAAATATCCCCCCTCTAACCCAAAAGACCTCTAAAAGAAGCTCTGTAACCCCAGGGGGAACTAAAGCCACAGGTTCGCATTAGAGGTACTTACAGCCAATCAGATGTAGAAGAACAAAGCTCTAGGCAAATTGTCAAATGGAAACTAGTCCCTCAGGATGCCCTAGGCATTTGGCAGCCCTGGGAGTGGGCAGATGTTGCAGGTGTTACCCAGGGCATCCCGTGAGGAGACAACCGCAAGCACATCGACCTGCTGAATTCTGCACAGGAACCCCGACCCCCAGATCCCAAGGAAAGGTACACACTGCACATCTTCAGGGCTGTTTCAGCGGCACGTCCACACCACAGGCGCGTCGTGGACTGCGGGCTGCTGCTGGCTCCGCCTGAGacttgtcccccaccccccacccccattcaggGGCTTGCCGAGGGTCTCCTGAAAGCGGCAGTTGCCCTGCAAAGGTGAAACCAGACGCAAAAAGTGCCCTTCCTCGCTCTAAGGGTGCTGGCTGATGGGGCCTCCTCCAGAGGTCCTGGGGGTGCTAGGAGTTCTGGTGGATGTTCTCCGAGGAGCCTTCGCTGCTTTCGTTGAGGGGCGTCTCCGAAGTCTCCTCCAGCTCGTCGTCCGCCGCCTCCTCCTGGATGGTGAGGTGCACGTCGGGCGAGGAGGACTCGGAACTCACGCTGTCTCCTTCCACGGAGCAGAGGGTGCAGGACAGGGCGGGCGCCACGCTCTCCTGCAGCACGTTCAGCACCATGGGCACCTGCACCGACCTCAGGCCGGACGTGGTGGGCAGCGGCTTCATGGCCTCCCCCCAGAGCCTCTCTTCGTCTTTGTACAGCAGCAGGAGGCTGGATTTCTTCTCCCGCCTCTTGGATTTCACGTAGCCCAGCATGATTCCAATCAAGAAAATGCCGTAGAAGGACATGACCACCAGAACGTAGAAGTATTCGTTGCCGTTGCCGCTGCCGCTGCCCGGCACATGGGACTCGAGGGCGCCGCTGGGGGCTGCGGTGCTAGCATGCGTGCTGTTCAGAGGCTCCATCTTCAGCATTGAAGCTCTGCTCACACAGCCAGGGTCTGGGGAGAAACGTGCAGGTTAGAACTCTCCCACGGGGCGGCCACAgtacagggaggaaggagggcgaGCACGAGATTTGTGGAACTGCAATATCAAAAAAGCGTAAAGCTGCGTGGAGAAATAGCTGCAAGAGGTCCCACCAAACAGTTAACAGGGGTCAGCTGTGAGGAGCTGGCGTGCATGGGGACacggggaggtgggagggaatgagaggaagacttttatttttcgtgtatacatgtccatcatatttttatttcataaagggAGCATGTACAAAGCTTcgcttttatcattttaaaagaaaaacaatcagtgTAAGACAAGGGTGCatagagaaaagaaataacatcttAATCACGGGGAAACTTTTTGAACTGATTGagcagaaaaaaaagtttgcattttgctttcaaacgtaaaactatttttaattcagGACAAaatttccttaggaaaaaaagaaaggaaaagaaaactgcatcTACAAATTGCTAGAAATATCCTTTCGTTATGTTTCCGAAGCAAAGCAGCGTTGCTAACTTACCAAGGGCTGGCAAATTTGTCCCAAGTCCTGAATTCCTAGATCGTCAAGTCCAAGAGACTTCTTGCTCCGTGTGCGGCTCGGCGCTCTGACAGTTCCGCTGCCGCCCTTGGGATATACAGTCAAGAAATACATCGTCACGTGTTCAGGGAGGAAAATTTACAACAGAGGTTGGTCGTGGCAGAGTgaacagtgaactcacagcacgGCAGTTCAACTCACTGAACTTTGCAGCTGTGAACAGAAAAAGACTGGGAAGCAGAAACAGCTTCCCACCCTGCCAGCACCCAGCCAAAGTTTTCAGGTGgccatgaaaaaggagaaaacaatgtGCCCAGCTGGAACTGTTCCCCCAAAGTCCACTCTCATTGAAAATTAGATCACGCTTCATCTCCCTCTTGGGGAATAACCATGATGTCTCTCAAGGTtttcagagacagacaaataccataatCTAGATAAAAGATAGTCCCAAGCAAGCGCAGGATTTACTGTCAGGGAACCACGGCTTAAGTTTCAGCTCTTCCGCTGACTATGCAAATGTAATAAGTCCTCACTGAACCTTTCCTTACCTCAGGTTCCTGATCTGTGCAACTGCTGGACGTAGGGGGCTTCAAAATGTAGAATTATATGAACTGTGCGAGCTTTTGAGTCCCTGGCAGCTTAATCATTCTAAGATTTAAGGCTGGCGAGTGTGGGTTAGCCCTTTAAAAACACAGAGAGATTCTACCTGTCTTCTGCATCATAATCTCCTAACGCTCATAAATCTATTTTGTTAACAATAATAGATATATATCTTCCAGATGCTTTCCAATAGTCTGTGTGAAGTGGAAACAGGTTACAGCGCAAGATACTGTAGGCAAATTTTTCTCCAGTTCTACGACGCATAACTGCTCCTCCGGGGCATCACACAGAGACATTCACACATCTCTTTGCTGTCAGGGGAGGAGCAGGGATTCTTCTGGTGAAGCAACTGAGCACAGTTCAAGCTTTTAAAACCTAGCAGACCCTGTGTTAAAATGGTCACAGAGATCAAA from Lagenorhynchus albirostris chromosome 6, mLagAlb1.1, whole genome shotgun sequence includes:
- the KCNE4 gene encoding potassium voltage-gated channel subfamily E member 4 isoform X1, encoding MLKMEPLNSTHASTAAPSGALESHVPGSGSGNGNEYFYVLVVMSFYGIFLIGIMLGYVKSKRREKKSSLLLLYKDEERLWGEAMKPLPTTSGLRSVQVPMVLNVLQESVAPALSCTLCSVEGDSVSSESSSPDVHLTIQEEAADDELEETSETPLNESSEGSSENIHQNS